A stretch of DNA from Mus musculus strain C57BL/6J chromosome 6, GRCm38.p6 C57BL/6J:
CTAGAGTGCTTTGTACAGTATTGGTGCTTTAGTACAGAGTAGCATTTGACTGGATATTGTAAGAACCCAAGCTAATGAACATAGTGGGTAAACTATCCCCTAACTATACCCATCAAAAACTCACTTCATCAAGAACCAGTTTGTTTCAAGCCTGGAATTTTCTTACTATGAAGAAAACCTTAGTTCTTTTAGACTTTTACCTCTGATTTTAAAGGCTGCATTTTAGTTCACTTACTTACAATTCACATTAGCTTAAATCTTGTTATTATAGTAAACATGTCTCAGTCTGGACAGTGATATTACTTTCTAGTTGGGCAAAATAGATTGCTTTCTAATTAGTGAATCTTGTTATTTTTGTGGCTAATGTAAGAATGTGTTAGGTGGGCCATTTCATCATAATTACCATGGCACTACTTTTCCTTAGTGATGTGATAATACATACCATTGAATTATTCTGTTGTTATTTAAGTTGTTTTCTAATGCTATATCGCTTATTGATCTTGTTCAAATGAAATGAAGATGGCGATTGCTAATTGCCCTCGTGTTTGCATGGATCTTAAGTAGTCACTCAATAGCTAAGGAAAAGTCAGTCTTTTAAATCCAATCTTTACCTTCCTAAGCCACTTAAATTGTGCACTTAAATTTGATAATAATTTTACAACTTTGTCACATCTTAATGTTACTTGTCACTACAATACAACAATATTAATAGACACTAATATCCATTAAGTGTGATTTCAAGCTCTATCTTAAAATACATGCATAAATTCATATTAAGAGaaacagctgggcagtggcggcacacgcctttaatcccagcacttgggaggcagaggtaggcggatttctgagtttgaggccagcctggtctacagagtgagttccaggacagccagagctatacacagaaaccttgtctcaaaaaaaccaaaccaaccaaacaaacaaaaccacacaattTAAAAGTCTCGGGGTTGCCTTTTTGTGTTGAAAAGAAGTATTCTTTTAAGAGACACGTTAGGAAATTATCTTTACAAACGAATAATTCATGAGTATATTTATCTCATTGTAACTAACATAAACATGTTTAATTCTCTTCTATGATGAAGATTATACAGTATAGAGGACACTTTTATATATAGACTTTAAGATTTTAATAACTGTATTGTTAAATGTAAGTGCATGACAAAATAAACCCACACGCTTCAATCTCCATGCACTGTGTGTTTTGACATTTGTCTCCGGGTACCTTGTTGCATCCCTGCATTTGTCATTGACCCTCCTGCATCATGCCATACTACTAACTTTATGGAATCGTTATCTTTAAATCGCACATTGAAGCAATTGGAGTCTACGTTACTTTTACCTTTTGCACTGTGAAATTTGGCTTATCTTAGAACAATTAAATAACTTTGCTGTTAAACTTCATCAGTTGTTGCCTCtttgtattttgaaatattaaGGTCCTAACGATCTACCAATGCATTACTTTTAAATATGCATAAGATTGAATGTGCCTCAAAACAGCATATGTTCCCTGCATTTGTTCAGCTATTACACAATGTGAATTGTAAGGATccataccaaaaataaaaaaataaataaataaaaggacacAGACACAAATTCATTATCATATTTTATTCCCATTCTTCTTGGAATCTATTTTGCTGACGTGAGGATACTCTATAAACCAATATAATTTGCAAACATTATTTATGAGTAATACCCAAGTTAATGGGCAATTATTAAAATATCAGCTGCTATTTTTGAGGAAAATACCAGCAAGGGGAGATGAATATGGGAGCTGTTGTTGTTCAGTTCTACTTTGGATGTAGAAGTTTTAAACACTTCATACTCAGAAATGTAACTTCTTCATACTCTTGAAAGGAAACATGGACGGTTTATAGAATTGTCCTATTTATGAAACCCCAAAACCTTCTAACAAAATGACCTGAGTCCAGTTGGAAAGCAGAGTCAAGATCTTCCAAAGTGAGTTTGTACTTAGCATCGTGAAGGTTCCTAAGGTCCCCATCCATTAGACTGACATAGGACCAAGAGGGCACTCAGGCTCCTCCAGAGCCTAAGGCAGTGAACAGCAAACTCACATACAGCAGCAGTCAGTCAGACTCTGGGGTAACATGGTTGAACTAGTACACACATTTGACACTGACTCTGGGGTAACATGGTTGAATTAGTACCACATTTGACACTGAGGGAATCATGATCCAGATAGTTAACATTGCTCACTAGTAAACAGTGAAATCTCTCCACTTCAACGCACCCTGAGAATGTTGAAATGGAAGGAAGCCAACCTCCAGCCCAACTCTTCAAATAAATGAGATGATTAAAATACGTGCTCAGACGATAGTAAACAGCCGTAAAAATCTGAAACAACTGATATGTGCTGAAAAGAGTATGAAactgttgagtttttttttttttcatacaggtGAAAATACATAGTATAGCAAGGTGTcattaagaaataatttttatggtCTGCCCTTGTTGTAATTAAAATGGTTCAAAGCAAATGAGAAGATAGCGCTTCTGGGAAGCCCAGGTAGTGTCTCGTGGACTGAATTACTACAATTACTGAATTACTAAAAGATTACTTCACAAAGGGATTTTTCTCCTCTAGCTGTAGCTTTCGGAAGAGTAAGTTGAAGGTTGTTTCGGCCACAGTGCGTTGCATGTTATTAACTTCCCACAGGTTGGTTTTCTTGAGGGTTACAAAGACTCAGGCGTTTGAGAAAATTGAAATGACTTTAACTTGGACCCATTATGAAAACAAGACATGGGGAGATGATTACATAGGAACAAGAACAGAACAACTGATCCATAGAAAAATTCGCTAAGCTCTTTCACAGTCAACCCATCCATGAATAAAATAAGGAGAATTGAACATAAGTCTAGGAGTATCTCAAGTGATGATTTTCACTTTGATAGCACAGAAAATTGGTGAGGGTAACTCACTTTGGAATAGCTAAGCTTTTAAGAGTATCAAGGTGAAATCTTAGGAATTGAGGACATCTGTAGACATTATGTTATTTCTCATCTAAGCAGAATTCATGTGTCCAACCATGTTTTTGATTTTATAGTTATTAATACCCAAGGAGTTTATGATGACAAGAATGAACTAGTGATAATGTTTTTGATTTTATAGTTATTAATACCCAAGAAGTTTCTGATTGTAAAAATGAACTTGTGATATTCTAAATTGAAGGGAAAGTCAAAGTAAGATGAATAGTTAGTGTCCGTTCAGTTATGCCATGGAATGTATTTAAAAGATGCACTTACTGTGTAAAGACTTAAACACAGGGCATAGGCAACAtcaagagagagaagagcagaaaTGGCTAATGGCGTGCAGGTTCAGAAGAGCCTAACATGAAAAGCATCATTATAACAGGGCCCCCAAGCCTCACTGCTACCATGCTTATCCCTTTCTGAATAACCCAGACACTTACCTGAAGTCTAAGAAATACCCACCAGCTCTCAGTTACTTGTCGCCGTGCTAGGTTCCTTTCTGGATACCAAGAACATCTTTTCCCAGCAAGCACTcaatcactgagctacatcactgGGCCCTTAGCCTATTCTAATATTTGCTAGCTGGTGTCTTTTTTGGCAACAAGAAAAGTACATGGATTCTAATTggttgggaaaattaaaaagcagaCATGAAGGAATGTGGTTACTGAGTTCTCTACAATATTAGCTCAACTCCCCGGGGAAAACACATCaaccctttctcagtttccctgCAGTCAACCTGGGCTGGAGATTACGgtaataagctttctctcttgtCCAACGCAGAATCCTGTATTCAAATGCGTATAAGCACAAGTCAAACGAACACGATGGAGTGGCTTGGCCCTTAGTCAGGGGAACATCAGGAAATTAATCAAATCGGAAAATTAATCCTAGCCAAGTGTATTGAAAGTCCCAGTCAGTTCTATCCACCTTGAAAACACACTGAGAAGAAATTGGGCTTGTTTTTACTATTAATTTTCTCACTATTGTGccatcttttttccttccttccctttgatGGGAGAGAGGGTGGGCTTGGGAAAGGCAATTTGAGCAGAGATAGAGATCAATGTAAATGTTGTCACATGTCACTTTGTAGTGTCCTCTTCAGTTTGTCAGCTTTGAAGCTAGAATTTGacacttttattttgagatattttCAATGGTAGTGACTTCTCGGTTTTCTTTgaactttctctctttccatccgAAGAGAAGCCCGTGAGGCTGCAGGAGTTGAATTAAAACCGTTAACAatattgtttttaactttttagaACTTGACCTTTTTCCTGAATTAATTGGGACTGAAGAAATAATCAAGGTACCATagccatttttatatttaaatgttttaaaatgtaaaagcctATCTAGAATTATTGCTTGGTTTTTAGATTCTGTTGTATGATTCAGTGTTGGGTTAATTGCTATGCTttaatgtcacacacacatatatgatttaTGAAAAACTGGAAAGATGTTTGATTAGTGTAATACACAAAAATAgttataatgaaaaaaattcaacttTACAAATAATTGCAGCTATAAACTATAGCTACATTGGAACTTTGCagcatccattttttttctagcaaTATTGTCCTAGCTTTTAATATTGCTACAGTCTATAAATAATCAATGACTGATGGATTCATAATAAATATGAGCCAGGTTACAAACAGAATATTTTTGGTATTTCATGTAGAAAGCATACGTTTCTAGTACAATGTCCTCTAAGTAAATAAACATTTGAGAATATAAACCAATTTTAACAATATCTTATATTTGACATGATAGAAAATAACCGAGTGAATGTGTAGTTCAACCTAACCCCAAATGTATTGTTCATCACAACTGAAACTTTATTTTCGAACCAGGTACTCCAGATGAGATAGACATGCGAATATGTCCAAATAGTGTGGGAGCAGAGAAAAAGTGATAACTAATGCCATTATCAAGTAATGTATTGAAATCAGCTTATCATTTTCCATAGATGATTACCTCAATGATTGACATATCTATGGCTAGTCTTTCTTACAATAGATTGTCTTGCCCAAATTCTTATTCTATATTACAAGTATTCATATAATTTATCTAGGGagagctttgtgtgtgtggtcacaTGCTCATGTTCACTTGTGTATAAATGATGCCTAAAATTACTAATCAACTTTACAATTGAAATTACTAAAATTACAGAAtcaaatcaaaagaagaaaaatgtttgcTATGTGTTAAATCAACTCTTTTTAATCTGATAAACTGAAGCAAGCCCCTCACTCTAGTAATTTAGTAAATTATACTGTTTGGGTTTCATTGTGTATGAAATACAGTCTGCAATTACTTCTCATTATAGTCTCCATGATTCCAATtccctatttatttttattcttaattaatATTGACACTAAAGAAATCTCAGGGAATGCTTACAAAAGTTGAAATCTGAAATCTTCCGATGTTAATTACTAGCATTTTTTATATAAAACTATAGTGCTATAGTTATTGTAGCATTTGGCTGTGTGAATAGACTATATATTCTAGCAGTATAAGATTAGGTATGCTaaagtatatacatgtacatgtacatgtacatgtacatatacatatacatatacatatacatatacatatacatatacattatacacatacacatacacatacacatatacataggaTGTTACTTAAGTGTCACCAACTATGTATACTGCAAACACAAGCAGTAGAGAAGTAAGCGGCAATGTTTTCAAATTACATCTATTACAGTCTATCGTGTAATAGTTAAAAGTTCCTCAATAGGAGGAGAAAATATAACCCCGCATTTCTGTCCAGGTTCCAACAAGAAACAGATGTCACAATCAAGTGTACTCACTGATGTTGATTTAGATGCATGAGAAGGTAAATGGATGTCTAGAAGAGGCGGTGTTCTACAATTGGGCCTGCAGTTGTCAGAGACTGTTTGCTCTACCTACGtctgaaaggcagggagaaaataGACTGTGTTCCAGCAGGTGCTGTGACCTTGGTAGAGGGACAGGGCCATCCTGTGATGAAAACGTAGGTGGCAAGACTCCTGGACAATATTCTTACTCTCTCActtcccacttcttagccctacAGAATGGAAAGTTGTGGAGAACAAGAAAATGAAGTGAATGAATGTATAGCTCACAGACAAAAAGGCCTGTACGAAGGCATGGtagaactttaaaataatttcttcatgAGGAAGGTTGTGccctggaagagaaaggggatTTATGAAAAATTGTGGTATTTGTGGGTCCCATGGCAGTAGCATCCAAAGAAGCATAAATAccattttataaagtaaaaatagaacACACTGCTGTGGGAAAGGAGTCAGACATATGTGGGACTTAAAATGATAGATCCAGGTACCCTGATCCACCAATTTAATTTTACAAGTCAGAGTATTGCATCCTATTGGAATTAACTATCATTGTATATGGTCAGATCAGAATAGATACATTAAATAGTGTTTTCCTACAGTGTGACTTGGAGATGGGCGGAGAATACTGCTTAAACACCCACTATTTACTTCCTAAGAACTTTTGATCTTACACTTCATGTAGGAGTgaatgaaagaagctgagaactaTGTGGATTGCATCCCTGAGGATTTTTAAGTCCTGAGAattgaaaggagaaagagagcctCTCCATGTAGAAAACATTTCTTGAAAAGTAAACATTTCTACATGAATgggacttttaaatttaaaaaagaaaaagttgagaAAACAGGTGTGTGGCAATGCAgaaaagtctctaaagaaagaaatcgaagatctcagaagatggaaagatctcccatgctcatggattggtaggattaatatactaaaaatggccatcttgtcaaaagcaatctatagattcaatgcaatccccatcaaaattccaactcaattctttattgagttagaaagaacaatttccaaactcatctggaataaaaaaaaaaaaaggagagcaaaaactatcctcaacaataaaagaacttttgggggactcaccatccctgacatcaagctgtactacagagcaatagtgataaaaaaccacatggtattggtacactgacaggcaggtagatcaatagaatagaattgaagacccagaaatgaatccacacaactatagtcacttgatttttaacaaaggAACTAAAAAGACAAATTACAATTCTGCAAGAATTTACAAGAGAGGGTATCTGTTAAAATGTTTGTAGCCATATAATGCATATATTAATTATGGAGCATAAATTATGTACTCTTGAAACAGTGACACGGGTAGTATGACCTAACAAAATCCAACAAAGCATAGAGAATGGTCAATCATCTCCCTCAGATTCCAAGAGGTGTCTTATTGAACATCATAAAATTTATAatctaccagaaaagaaatcatcTAGGGTCTATGTTTATGCTGGTGTGTAGGTTTTGCCCCAATATATGCAATGGGAAAACAGATGAGTATCCACAAGGCTCTCATAAAATTGTTATGGAAATCTACATGGTTTATGGAAAGATAAGATAAAGTATGTTTGTGTGGAACATTAGCAAAGATGAATATTAGTGGAGGGGATCATAGAAATCATTAGATCATGTATAACAATACATGGCATATCTTTGAGGAGATTCGGTTTAGAACGGGGGAGGAAATGTTAAATGATAGCTGAGATTAAATTAAGGATGTTCTATGTTCATTTTCAACAGAAgagaagattcacttaatcttgtTAGCATAATCTGAGGATTTCAGAAAATGCAGGCTGCTCGACTATGTTCAAGTTCTAAGGAGACTCTAGAAGGTGGACTCGTACACAGATGTAGGAATGAGCTTTTGAAGGGAAGGCTAACAAGTGCTTAGCATCAAGAGAAATGGAGGGGGAGTAATGACTTAGTTGAGCAGTGTTTTCAATGTTAGGGTCATATGTGATTCTTGTGGGTTGGCTTCTGTTTGCCATGGCAAGTGAACAAGACAAGATGATGCCTTCTCATCATCTGCTGAGAATGAGACAAAGAACGGGAGATGGAAGGTGTGAACAGTGCTTGGTGTTGGGGGTTAGTGTGGAGTGACATCAGAGAGCTACGCAGGTTCTTAGACTTATTGAAGAATAAGATAAATTTTccatcacagtcagctattggatgggtcacacggcccccaatggaggagctagagaaattacccaaggaggtaaagggaactgcaaccctataggtggaacaacaatatgaactaaccagtacctcggagctcttgtctctagctgcatatgtatcaaaagatggcctagtcggccatcactgcaaagagaggcccattggacttcaaactttatatgccccagtacaggggaacgccagggccaaaatgggggagtggatgggtaggaaattggggggggggtgggtatgggggacttttgggatagcattgaaaatgtatacgaggaaaatacctaataaaaaaaagagagaaaaaaaagataaattttcCATTCCATGAAGCTGAACATGGGTGCTCAGAAAAACTGGCTCAGACTATGAAGTAAATATTTTtgtgatattattttaaatattttgtgttaTCTCTGGTTCCTTATTATATAGCATTAAAATGTAGGCAGTTACAGTTAAAGTGCCTTCATTTGGCTTAATTGCTTTCCACAGTGAgtataaaatagaatttatagGATATATGCCTGTTGAACAGATACATAGTATGAATAaagtagaatagaatagaatagaatagaatagaatagaatagaatagaatagaggaTGGTGTCCTATGAGGGTCAAAAGTCAAGAAGGTCACACAAGTGAAAATTCGTAGTATAATGCTGTATAAGATATTTAGACTTTgtttttctctaatttcattatGCTTATTTACACTTTGTTTGCCTCTGGCAGGAGGAAGAATATGGAAAAGACAATGAAGAAGACACTGGCTTGAATCCTGGTAGAGACAGTGTCACAAACCAAATAAGGAAAAAGGAACCCCAGGTTTCTACCACGACTCACTATAATCACATGGGGACTAAATACAATGAAGCCAAGACTAACCGATCTCCAACAAGAGGATCTGAATTCTCTGGAAAGAGTGATGTTCCCAACACTTCCCCGAATTCTACTTCCCAACATGTTGCTGAATTCGAAACAGAAAGAGGAATTTCCTTGCCTTCTCAGACTGGAACTAACCTGCCACCACACAATGTGGAAGGCACTTCAGCCTCCTTAAACAGTGGCTCTAAAACTCTCTTTATCTTCCCACAGATGAACTTGTCTGGGACTGCAGAATCCTTAAATACGGTTCCCATAACAGAGTACAAAGAGGTTTCTGCTGACGTCAGTGAGGAAGAAAACTTCCTGACTGATTTCAAGCTCGATACGGGAGCCGATGACTCTTCAGGCTCCAGCCCCTCAACCTCCACTGTCCCCTTTTCCTCAGATAATCTATCCCATGGATACATAACTTCTTCAGACATGCCCGAGGCTATCACGTATGATGTCCTTAAGCCAGGATCTACAAGAAATGCCCCAGAGGATTCAGCTCCATCAGGTTCAGAGGAATCACTAAAGGATCCATCTCTTGAAGGGAGTGTATGGTTTCCTGGCTCCACAGACCTAACAACGCAGTCTGAGACTGGATCCGGCCGAGAGAGCTTTCTCCAGGTTAACTCCACAGACATACAAATTGATGAATCGAGGGAGACAACCGAGTCGTTTTCTCCAGATGCTACCGTGTCACAGGATCCTTCAGTCACAGACATGGGAATGCCACATTATTCTACCTTTGCCTACCTCCCAACCGAAGTGACACCACAGGCTTTCACTCCATCCTCCAGACCACTTGATTTGGCTCCTACTATCAACATCCTCCATTCGCAGACGACTCAACCAGTATACAATGGTGAGACACCTCTTCAACCTTCCTACAGTAGTGAAGTCTTTCCTCTAGCCACCCCTTTGTTGCTTGACAATCAGACCCTCAACACTACCCCTGCTGCTTCAAGTAGTGATTCGGCCTTGCATGCTACGCCTGTATCCCCCAGTGTTGGTGTGTCATTTGAATCCATCCTGTCTTCCTATGATGATGCACCTCTGCTCCCattttcctctgcttccttcagTAGTGAAATGTTTCGCCATCTGCATACGGTTTCTCAAACCCTTCCGCAAGTCACTTCAGCTGCTGAGAGGGATGAGCTGTCTTTGCATGCTTCTCTGCTGGTGGCTAGGGGTGATTTGCTGTTAGAACCCAGCCTTGTTCAGTATTCTGATGTGGCGTCACATCAGGCCACTACTCGTGCTGCTTCGGACACATTGGGATTTGGTAGTGAGTCTGCTGTCTTTTATAAAACGTCCATGGTTTCTCAGATTGAATCACCCAGAAGTGATGTTGTTATGCATGCATACTCTTCGGGGCCTGAACCTTCTTATACCGTTGAGGGCTCCCACCACGTACCCACTGTTTCTTACAGTTCTGCAATGCCTCTGCATGGTTCTGTCGATGTATCTGATCAGGGGTCCTTACTTATCAATCCTAGCCATATATCAATGCCTGAGTCCTCCTTTATTACTCCAACTGCATCATTACTGCAGCCTCCTCCAGCCCTCTCTGGTGATGGGGAATGGTCTGGAGCCTCCTCTGATAGTGAATTGCTTTTACCTGACGCAGATGGGCTGAGAACTCTTaacatttcttcacctgtttccGTAGCTGAATTTACATATACGACATCTGTGTTTGCTGATGGTATTAAGCCGCTCTCTAAAAGTGAAATGATGTATGGAAATGAGACTGAACTGAAAATGTCTTCTTTCAGTGACATGGCATACCCTTCTAAAAGCACAGTTGTGCCAAAGATGTCAGATGTTGTACATAAGTGGAGTGAATCTTTAAAAGAaacctctgtttctatttctagCATGAAGAGTGTGTTTCCAGAGTCTCTTGTTTATCCCACAACTAAGGGTTTTGAACAGGGGGTTAGTCACGTTCCAGAAATTATCTTCCCAGTTCAACCTACACACACTGCATCTCAAGCATCTGGGGACACTTGGCTTAAACCCGGGCTTAGCGCAAACTCAGAGGCAGCGTTCTCAGACACTGCTTCTAGGGAAGTAGTACACCCTTCAACACAGCCCTTGCTCTATGAGGCCGCAACTCCTTTTAATACTGAAGCGTTGCTGCAACCTTCCTTTCAGGCTTCTGATGTTGACACCTTGCTTAAAACTGCTCTCCCATCTGTGCCTAGTGATCCAATACTGGCTGGAACCCCCCAGGTTGAACAAAGTAGCTCTTCCGTGTCTCATCCCATGGCATCAGAGTCTGGTTCAAGCGAAAGCATGCTGCACTTTACGTCTGTACCTATTCTCGATATATCACCTTCTAAGGTGCACTCCACTCCACTTCAAGGCTTAACAGTTCCTCACTCGAGTAAGAAATTTTCTGAACAAGGTTTGCTTAAGAGCAAAAGTCCCCAGCAAGTGCTGCCATCTTTGTTCAGCAATGACGAGTTTTTCCAAAGCGCACATCTGGACGTTAGCCAGGCCTATCCTCCAAAAGGGAGGCATGCATTTGTTACTCCTGTTTTATCAATTGATGAACCACAAAATACGCTTATAAACAAGCTTGTGTATTCTGAGGACATTTTCTCGAGCACTGAGATTTCTATTACTGATAAGGTACTTACTGGTCTCCCAACGCTTGCTTCTGATGTACTTTCATCTACTGACCATTCTGTTCCATTAGGAAGTGGGCCCATTTCCTTGACAATGGTTTCTCCCAACAGAGATGATTCTGTGACCACAGCCAAGTTGCTTCTTCCTTCTACAGCTACTTCTAAGCTGACTCAGAGCGCCAGATCTGATGCCGATTTAGTGGGAGGTGGTGAAGATGGTGATGACTATGATGATGATGACTATGATGACATAGATAGGGGTCGCTTTCCTGTGAATAAGTGTATGTCATGCTTGCCCTATAGAGAATCCCGGGAAAAGGTAATGAATGACTCGGACACCCAGGAGAGCAGTCTTGTGGATCAGAGTGACCCAATTTCACCTTTACTCTTTGAGAatacagaagaagaaaatggaggcaCAGGTGTAACTAGGGTGGATAAGTCACCACCACCAAGTATGCTACCCCAGAATCACAATGATGGAAAAGAGGACAGTGACATCCAAATGGGTAGTGCTGTCCTTCCTCATACCCCAGGATCTAAAGCGTGGGCAGTTTTGACAAGTGATGAAGAGAGTGGGTCAGGGCAAGGCACCTCAGATAGCCTTAATGATAATGAGACGTCCACAGATTTCAGTTTTCCAGATGTTAATGAAAAGGATACTGATGGTGTCCTGGAAACAGATGACACAGGCATAGCTCCGGGATCTCCACGGTCCTCCACACCATCTGTTACTAGTGGGCACTCAGGAGTATCCAACAGTTCAGAGGCAGGTTAGTTATGagcaaaggaaaagaatgagaTGTGATGATTTCTTGCTATGAAAGTAAAAAAATAGAAGAATCGTGGAAGAAAGGAATTCCGGTCCACCAGCAGACCTTCACTTTTTAACCAGAACGTTCAACCATTTGTAGCTCCTATAAATATAATTTCACTCATGATTTCAAATGAATATCCAACATATTTTTGGTCCTTGGTTTAATTATCTTCAAAATACATTGTTTGTGTGTTGTTACTAATTCCTATTCTACAGGATTCCTATTGTGTGTACAATCaattatatatgcataatacACCGTTAGTATATTGCAATGCAGTGTGCTGTGTTAAGACAATTTAAATGTTCATACTTGTATTCTAAAATAAGTTGTAAACCAATTCTATTGGATTTAAAATCTCAGTAATATGCTATGAGCACCTATCcaccaacagaaacaaaggagacACTTCCCATGTGCACATCAACGTGGAGAGCTTctaaaaaagaattacagggctATGATTTGATAGCTAAGGAAGGTTTTGAAAAACATCATATTGCTTTTAAAACTATCTTTCTTTGAGCTTCTTTATGTTGCCTAAAGAGGGCAGTATAAACCAGCAAAATACATTCTACTTCGTGTTTGTTACAGTATTTGTCATTCCGGCTTAAA
This window harbors:
- the Ptprz1 gene encoding receptor-type tyrosine-protein phosphatase zeta isoform X2 produces the protein MRILQSFLACVQLLCLCRLDWAYGYYRQQRKLVEEIGWSYTGALNQKNWGKKYPICNSPKQSPINIDEDLTQVNVNLKKLKFQGWEKASLENTFIHNTGKTVEINLTNDYYLSGGLSEKVFKASKITFHWGKCNVSSEGSEHSLEGQKFPLEMQVYCFDADRFSSFEEAVKGKGRLRALSILFEVGVEENLDYKAIIDGTESVSRFGKQAALDPFVLQNLLPNSTDKYYIYNGSLTSPPCTDTVEWIVFKDTVSISESQLAVFCEVLTMQQSGYVMLMDYLQNNFREQQYKFSRQVFSSYTGKEEIHEVVCSSEPENVQADPENYTSLLVTWERPRVVYDAMIEKFAVLYQPLAGNDQAKHEFLTDGYQDLGAILNNLLPNMSYVLQIVAVCSNGLYGKYSDQLIVDMPTEDAELDLFPELIGTEEIIKEEEYGKDNEEDTGLNPGRDSVTNQIRKKEPQVSTTTHYNHMGTKYNEAKTNRSPTRGSEFSGKSDVPNTSPNSTSQHVAEFETERGISLPSQTGTNLPPHNVEGTSASLNSGSKTLFIFPQMNLSGTAESLNTVPITEYKEVSADVSEEENFLTDFKLDTGADDSSGSSPSTSTVPFSSDNLSHGYITSSDMPEAITYDVLKPGSTRNAPEDSAPSGSEESLKDPSLEGSVWFPGSTDLTTQSETGSGRESFLQVNSTDIQIDESRETTESFSPDATVSQDPSVTDMGMPHYSTFAYLPTEVTPQAFTPSSRPLDLAPTINILHSQTTQPVYNGETPLQPSYSSEVFPLATPLLLDNQTLNTTPAASSSDSALHATPVSPSVGVSFESILSSYDDAPLLPFSSASFSSEMFRHLHTVSQTLPQVTSAAERDELSLHASLLVARGDLLLEPSLVQYSDVASHQATTRAASDTLGFGSESAVFYKTSMVSQIESPRSDVVMHAYSSGPEPSYTVEGSHHVPTVSYSSAMPLHGSVDVSDQGSLLINPSHISMPESSFITPTASLLQPPPALSGDGEWSGASSDSELLLPDADGLRTLNISSPVSVAEFTYTTSVFADGIKPLSKSEMMYGNETELKMSSFSDMAYPSKSTVVPKMSDVVHKWSESLKETSVSISSMKSVFPESLVYPTTKGFEQGVSHVPEIIFPVQPTHTASQASGDTWLKPGLSANSEAAFSDTASREVVHPSTQPLLYEAATPFNTEALLQPSFQASDVDTLLKTALPSVPSDPILAGTPQVEQSSSSVSHPMASESGSSESMLHFTSVPILDISPSKVHSTPLQGLTVPHSSKKFSEQGLLKSKSPQQVLPSLFSNDEFFQSAHLDVSQAYPPKGRHAFVTPVLSIDEPQNTLINKLVYSEDIFSSTEISITDKVLTGLPTLASDVLSSTDHSVPLGSGPISLTMVSPNRDDSVTTAKLLLPSTATSKLTQSARSDADLVGGGEDGDDYDDDDYDDIDRGRFPVNKCMSCLPYRESREKVMNDSDTQESSLVDQSDPISPLLFENTEEENGGTGVTRVDKSPPPSMLPQNHNDGKEDSDIQMGSAVLPHTPGSKAWAVLTSDEESGSGQGTSDSLNDNETSTDFSFPDVNEKDTDGVLETDDTGIAPGSPRSSTPSVTSGHSGVSNSSEAEASNSSHESRIGLAEGLESEKKAVIPLVIVSALTFICLVVLVGILIYWRKCFQTAHFYLEDNTSPRVISTPPTPIFPISDDIGAIPIKHFPKHVADLHASNGFTEEFEEVQSCTADLGITADSSNHPDNKHKNRYVNIVAYDHSRVKLTQLAEKDGKLTDYINANYVDGYNRPKAYIAAQGPLKSTAEDFWRMIWEHNVEVIVMITNLVEKGRRKCDQYWPTDGSEEYGSFLVNQKSVQVLAYYTVRNFTLRNTKLKKLSELFQGSQKGRSSGRLVTQYHYTQWPDMGVPEYSLPVLAFVRKAAQAKRHAVGPVVVHCSAGVGRTGTYIVLDSMLQQIQHEGTVNIFGFLKHIRSQRNYLVQTEEQYVFIHDTLVEAILSKETEVPDSHIHSYVNTLLIPGPTGKTKLEKQFQLLSQSNILQSDYSTALKQCNREKNRTSSIIPVERSRVGISSLSGEGTDYINASYIMGYYQSNEFIITQHPLLHTIKDFWRMIWDHNAQLVVMIPDGQNMAEDEFVYWPNKDEPINCESFKVTLMSEEHKCLSNEEKLIVQDFILEATQDDYVLEVRHFQCPKWPNPDSPISKTFELISIIKEEAANRDGPMIVHDEHGGVTAGTFCALTTLMHQLEKENAMDVYQVAKMINLMRPGVFTDIEQYQFLYKVVLSLVSTRQEENPSTSLDSNGAALPDGNIAESLESLV